The following DNA comes from Selenomonadales bacterium.
ATCAAACTCTCCAATAAATTTTATTGAAGAACCTTGATGGCTCTTATAAATCTGGTTTAAAAAGAAATTGTTTAAAAAGTCTGGAGCGGGAAACGAGATTCGAACTCGCGACCCTCGCCTTGGCAAGGCGATGCTCTACCGCTGAGCTATTCCCGCTTTTGACTCGCACATCTAGCGTGTTTGTTGTTTGCATTGTTTAGTTTTCAAAGAACACTTGCTACCGAAGTAGCTTATTTAGTCTATCACAATGTTTCGCTGATGTCAACTACTTTTTTGTGATAACTATTTGGTTGGTGCCGTCAACCGACTACTTGTTTATAATATCACAATGAAACTGCCTCGTCAACACTTTTTTTGAATTTATTTTAAAATATTATGTGGTATTTCGACATAGGTCTGCGGTACATCTCCTACTACGATGTATTCTGTTAGGGGTATTGTTGTTTGGACAGTGGTTGTTTCTTCTGTGAATGGTATGATGATACGTATGTCGATCATGATGTCAATGTACATGCTGTGTTTGGTCTGGTTGATGCCGATATGTTCGAATTGGTTTTGTGGTCGTACAATGATTTTGCCTGTTGGTTTCATATAAATGGGTATTTCCGGTCCACGACCGGCAAGGAAGCTGATTTTCGATAATTGTCCAAGGGGTATGTTGATGGGGATATCAGCAAGTGCAGAGAGTTCTGTTTCTATATTGTTGGTGATGGCGGCAGTGATGGCGTTATATTGGGTAGTGTCCGGTTGGACGAGGATGACTTTTCCTCGTTCGTCTAAGATGGTATGTACACGCAGGGCTTCTTGACCTTGTTCTTTGATGATGTTTTCTACGGTTCGGCTTATGATGGTCGTTGCATGACGATTGATTTTGTTTTCGGCTATGATGTACAGGGTGGGTCTGAGTTCGTTGTCTATCCATAGGAATGTGCTGCATAAGAGTGTGATTACTATGAATATGGTGAGTATGCTCTTGTTTGGGGTTGCTATAGCAAGATGGTATTTCATATGGTTTCTCCATTCTTTTTCTATTATTTTATTCTTTGTGTGTAAGATGTGTGTATATGTATGCTTTTTTCTTCTCTGGTTGCTTTTGATGTGATATAATTAAGTATCATTTATTTGTAGGAGGATATTATGTCTAATCTACTTAGATCTAAACGTAAGGCTAAACCTTCCAAGAAATCATCGAAGTCGGGTAAGTCTAAGATTGGTTTTTTGATTGGTATTGTTGTGGTGGTTATGCTGGCAGGTATTGGTCTGGGATTTTTGTCAGCGAATATGAATACGAAGCCGGGGCTTAC
Coding sequences within:
- the yunB gene encoding sporulation protein YunB, with product MKYHLAIATPNKSILTIFIVITLLCSTFLWIDNELRPTLYIIAENKINRHATTIISRTVENIIKEQGQEALRVHTILDERGKVILVQPDTTQYNAITAAITNNIETELSALADIPINIPLGQLSKISFLAGRGPEIPIYMKPTGKIIVRPQNQFEHIGINQTKHSMYIDIMIDIRIIIPFTEETTTVQTTIPLTEYIVVGDVPQTYVEIPHNILK